The nucleotide sequence GGCAGGAACCGTACAGCCAAATCCCAGAACCATAGGCAGAAATGCTTTTCCGGAAAGGCCCAGAGAGCCCATCAGCCCATCCATCACATAGGCAACTCTTGCCATATATCCGCTGTCCTCCAGCAGCGCAAGGGCCAGAAACAAAATAAAAATGTTGGGCAGAAATGTGAGAATCCCTCCCACTCCCGCAATGATTCCGTCCACAACCAGCGAAATCATCCAGGGGGCCACATGCATACGCTCCAGCAGGTGCAGCATACCGTTGGATGCGGATTCCAGAAGCACCTCGAATCCGCCTTTCAGAGTATCCCCCACAAAAAAAGTCAGGAAAAATACCACCGCCATCACGCCGAAGAAAATGGGCATTCCCCATATGGGATGGGTCAGTATCCCGTCCACCTTATCTGTAAAAGCCGCCTTTTCTGATTTATAAAACAGGGTGTCCTCCATCACTTCTTCTATGTAATCGTACTTCTGATTGATAATATCCTTTTCATAGCTTCTGTCCAGTACTTCCGGCAGTTCCACCGGATAAAGAGAAGTAATTTCTTCATCCTGTTCCAGCAGCTTGATGGCATACCAGCGGGCATTTTCCGGAATCTGATATGACTCTTCCAGAGCCTGCTCCAGCAAATGGATTTTCTCCTCTATATCCTTCCGGTAAGTGACAATTTCCGGCCGGTGCATTTCCTCATAATGGTGTACCGCCGCATGGAGCAGTACATCCAGCCCGCTTCTTTTTCTGGCGGAAACAGGTACCACAGGAATACCGCCCAGCATTTCCGGCAGGCGGTGCAAGTCAATTTCCATGCCCCGTTCTTCCACAATATCCATCATATTCAATGCCAGAATCACCGGTTTGCCCAGCTCCAGAAGCTGCATGGTCAGATACAGATTCCGCTCCAGGGCCGATGCATCCACAACATTGACAATCACGTCCACTTCATGTTTCATAATGCACCGTCTGGAAACTTTTTCTTCAATAGAATAAGACGTAAGACTGTAAATTCCCGGCAAATCAATAAGTTTCAGCTTCTGACCTTTGTAAACGGTTTCTCCTTCCACTTTTTCCACTGTCACGCCGGGCCAGTTGGCCACTTTCAGATTTGCCCCGGTATATGCATTAAACAGCGTGGTTTTCCCGCAGTTGGGATTTCCCACAAATCCAACTCTAATGACTTCCATCTGCTTCCTCCCCTTCCGCAGGATTCACCAGAATTCCTCCTGCAATATCTTTTCCGATTGCCCAGCGGGTACCCCGCACTTTGATAATGACGGTTCCGTTCCGCTTCCGGTTCATCAGACGCAGCTTCGTTCCGCTGTTAATGCCCAGTG is from Lachnospiraceae bacterium JLR.KK002 and encodes:
- the feoB gene encoding ferrous iron transport protein B, which translates into the protein MEVIRVGFVGNPNCGKTTLFNAYTGANLKVANWPGVTVEKVEGETVYKGQKLKLIDLPGIYSLTSYSIEEKVSRRCIMKHEVDVIVNVVDASALERNLYLTMQLLELGKPVILALNMMDIVEERGMEIDLHRLPEMLGGIPVVPVSARKRSGLDVLLHAAVHHYEEMHRPEIVTYRKDIEEKIHLLEQALEESYQIPENARWYAIKLLEQDEEITSLYPVELPEVLDRSYEKDIINQKYDYIEEVMEDTLFYKSEKAAFTDKVDGILTHPIWGMPIFFGVMAVVFFLTFFVGDTLKGGFEVLLESASNGMLHLLERMHVAPWMISLVVDGIIAGVGGILTFLPNIFILFLALALLEDSGYMARVAYVMDGLMGSLGLSGKAFLPMVLGFGCTVPAIMATRALEKESDRRRTILITPFMSCSARLPIYVLFAGMFFGRYASLAAISMYFLGMAVAIVIALVIHRVETHTEHHTLLIELPEYKTPNARTIAVYVWEKIKDYLTKAGTTIFIASIIIWFLLNFGIHGMTEEVSESFGAVLGHWLEPVLAPAGLGMWQIGVALISGISAKEVVVSSFCVLFGVSNVNSAAGMAALTGQLAEAGFGPLNAYCMMIFCLLYVPCAATIGTIKKETGSLKFTLKMLLFQLGVAWIMAVLVYQAGSLL
- a CDS encoding FeoA domain-containing protein, whose translation is MSIREYLKEKRSEEQYMTIVDGIIDGTYIVTDISIEGPIMRRLEALGINSGTKLRLMNRKRNGTVIIKVRGTRWAIGKDIAGGILVNPAEGEEADGSH